A genomic window from Hyla sarda isolate aHylSar1 chromosome 8, aHylSar1.hap1, whole genome shotgun sequence includes:
- the LOC130285114 gene encoding protein spinster homolog 1-like, with amino-acid sequence MASPQDPLLKEEEEAMEDHSDMDVEKGDIPERQNLPSLSVMSTARSIITVVILAFVNLLIYANRSSVAGVLPYIQKAYDTNASLSGLLNTLFIGSYVLVAPIAGYLGDHCNKKYTVCAGVVIWLSMTLTLSFIPDGYFLLFLLTSGLVGAGEATFCTIAPSIIADLFTSDQRTRMLNVFYSVIPVGCGLGYIIGPKVTDAARGDWHWAFRVTPGLGLIAVAFMILVTKELPRTTTNGKKNNKSQKFAKWATDLKKLFKNRSFMLTTMGSTAVSFIVGAIGVWGPSYLTHARTLLQEKDPCRAEPCDYHDILIFGVVTVVSGILGVVAGTEISKRYRKSNPRADPLVCGCAMMLSAPFLLLALTFGNISLVATNIFIFIGETLLSVNFTLISDIILKVVTPWRRSSALAVQMTIYHLLGDAGSPYLIGLISDTYERGYAKSPLLKYRSLEYALMTCTIMAVIGGAFFMATALFIERDEKEAEMESEPPSSSSSSLLPADEDRASD; translated from the coding sequence atggcctctccacaagatccattgctgaaggaggaggaagaagcaatggaggaccatagtgatatggatgtagaaaagggcgatatccctgagaggcagaacctgccatctctaagcgtgatgtccaccgcacgttccatcatcaccgtagtgatcctcgcctttgttaatttgctcatctatgcaaatcgctccagcgtggcgggggtgctgccttatatacagaaagcatatgacaccaatgctagtctgtccggcttattgaatacattgttcattggaagctacgtgctggtcgcaccaattgccggatatttgggcgaccactgtaataagaaatatactgtttgcgcaggagtcgtcatttggctgagcatgacacttactctgtcattcatccctgacgggtacttcctgctcttcctgctgacgagtgggctggttggagccggagaggcgactttctgcaccatcgccccctccatcattgcagacctttttacaagtgaccagcggacccgcatgctgaacgtgttttactccgtcatacctgtaggctgcggactaggatacatcatcgggcccaaagtgactgatgcagcaaggggcgattggcactgggcgtttcgggtcacccctggcctgggcctcatagctgtggctttcatgattttggtcacaaaggagcttccaagaacaactacaaacgggaagaagaacaacaaatcccagaagtttgccaaatgggcgacagatctgaaaaaactatttaaaaatcgaagcttcatgttaaccaccatgggatcgacggctgtatccttcatagtgggagccataggtgtatggggtccgtcatacctgacccacgcacgaacactcctacaagagaaggacccttgccgtgctgaaccgtgtgactatcacgacatcctaatatttggtgtggttacagtcgtttccggcattctgggagttgtagcagggacggagataagtaaaagatatcgcaaatccaacccacgggcggacccgcttgtgtgtggatgcgcgatgatgctctccgccccttttcttctgttggcattgacttttggcaacatcagcctcgttgccaccaacatcttcatcttcatcggagagacgcttctgtcagtaaatttcaccctcatatctgacattatactaaaagtagtaactccgtggaggagatcttcagccctggccgtgcagatgacaatctatcacctcctaggtgacgccggcagcccgtacctcatcggcctgatatctgacacctacgaacgaggatatgccaaatcccctcttctgaaataccgcagcctggagtatgccctcatgacctgcaccataatggcagtcatcggaggggccttcttcatggccacggccctatttatagagagggacgaaaaagaagcagagatggaatcagaacctccgtcatcctcctcctcctcactgcttcctgccgatgaggaccgcgcttcagactga